In Longimicrobiales bacterium, a single window of DNA contains:
- a CDS encoding long-chain-fatty-acid--CoA ligase, with protein sequence MRGRMMEMPLLVSSLIEHASRVHGDQEIISRSVEGPIHRSTWGEVATRSKKLASALARFGIIEGDRLATLAWNTYRHLEVYYGVSGIGGVCHTLNPRLHPTQLVYIVTHAEDRILFVDLTFVPLVEAVAAQLDCVEHYVILTDADHMPDTSLPNAVAYEDFIAGGDPAHEWAAIDEHAAAALCYTSGTTGHPKGVLYSNRSSVLHAYGVSAPDVFNLGRAASVLPIVPMFHACAWGIPYAAAAMGTRLVMPGPKMDPASITELLENEQVTFAAGVPSVFIALLQHWRATGGTAPETLEMVLLGGAASPASLIAALEGEFGIEFRHAWGMTETSPLGLVNTLLPEHRTWSVKDRAAFQTKQGQPPYGIELRIVDEHGSTLPNDGVAFGELQARGPWVANGYFKRDEKRLTSDGWFPTGDVAKIDKQSYVQITDRTKDLIKSGGEWISSIDVENTAMGHPEIAMAAAISIPDEKWGERPLLVAVATSNSPPSKESVIGFLAGTLAKWQLPDDVIFVEALPMGATGKVQKTKLREKYGAN encoded by the coding sequence ATGCGCGGTCGCATGATGGAGATGCCTCTGCTCGTCTCCTCGCTAATTGAGCACGCCAGCCGCGTGCACGGCGACCAGGAGATCATTTCTCGGTCGGTCGAAGGGCCCATTCACCGCTCGACTTGGGGCGAGGTGGCCACTCGGTCGAAGAAGCTCGCCAGCGCCCTGGCCCGTTTCGGAATCATTGAGGGAGACCGGCTCGCGACACTGGCTTGGAATACGTATCGACATCTCGAAGTGTACTACGGTGTCTCAGGCATCGGCGGCGTTTGCCACACGCTGAATCCACGGCTTCACCCGACACAACTCGTGTACATAGTGACCCATGCAGAGGACCGGATCCTCTTCGTCGATCTCACTTTCGTTCCTCTCGTCGAGGCGGTCGCAGCACAACTCGATTGTGTCGAGCACTACGTGATCCTAACGGACGCCGACCACATGCCGGACACGTCGCTGCCAAACGCCGTGGCATACGAGGACTTCATCGCTGGCGGGGATCCGGCCCACGAGTGGGCGGCGATCGATGAACATGCGGCGGCCGCCCTGTGCTATACCTCCGGCACGACAGGACACCCAAAAGGCGTCCTGTACAGCAATCGATCCAGCGTGCTCCACGCATACGGTGTATCTGCCCCGGATGTCTTCAACCTTGGGCGGGCAGCAAGCGTCTTACCGATCGTCCCAATGTTTCACGCCTGCGCTTGGGGTATACCCTACGCCGCTGCGGCGATGGGCACCCGGCTCGTCATGCCCGGTCCAAAGATGGACCCGGCCAGTATCACCGAACTCCTGGAGAACGAACAGGTAACCTTTGCCGCTGGAGTCCCGTCGGTTTTTATAGCTTTGCTTCAGCATTGGCGGGCCACAGGTGGCACAGCCCCGGAGACTCTCGAAATGGTTCTGCTGGGTGGAGCGGCCTCGCCAGCGTCTCTCATCGCCGCCCTCGAAGGGGAGTTTGGCATCGAGTTCCGGCACGCCTGGGGGATGACCGAGACCAGCCCACTTGGTTTGGTAAATACGCTTCTCCCCGAACATCGCACATGGTCCGTCAAGGATCGGGCTGCGTTTCAGACCAAGCAGGGGCAGCCTCCATACGGAATCGAGTTGAGGATCGTCGACGAGCATGGCTCCACTCTTCCCAATGACGGTGTCGCGTTTGGCGAACTCCAGGCACGAGGGCCCTGGGTCGCCAACGGGTATTTCAAGCGCGACGAGAAGCGGCTCACCTCAGATGGCTGGTTCCCGACCGGTGACGTCGCGAAAATCGACAAACAGTCCTACGTCCAGATCACAGACCGCACCAAGGACCTCATCAAGTCGGGTGGGGAGTGGATCAGCTCCATCGATGTCGAAAATACGGCCATGGGACACCCCGAGATCGCGATGGCCGCAGCCATCAGCATCCCAGACGAGAAGTGGGGTGAGCGGCCTCTGCTGGTGGCAGTCGCGACATCCAACAGTCCTCCATCGAAGGAATCCGTCATCGGCTTTCTCGCTGGAACGTTGGCGAAATGGCAACTTCCGGATGACGTGATCTTTGTCGAGGCACTCCCCATGGGCGCTACGGGGAAGGTCCAAAAGACGAAACTGCGCGAGAAGTACGGAGCGAACTGA
- a CDS encoding YbaN family protein produces the protein MPQDCPVDHDTAERAVQALPGAVRRGVYFTIGATSVVLGVIGIVVPLWPTTCFLLLARWCFARSSTRAERWLHANRIFGRYLRDYREHGVISPRVRARSVAVLWVFIGLSAFLLASRLWAVALLLLLALAATAHLYSLPTEPRASTAD, from the coding sequence GTGCCGCAAGATTGTCCCGTAGATCACGACACCGCAGAGCGCGCAGTTCAAGCGCTCCCGGGGGCCGTGCGCAGGGGCGTCTACTTCACGATCGGAGCCACCAGTGTCGTCCTAGGTGTGATCGGCATTGTCGTGCCACTATGGCCGACAACGTGCTTCCTCCTCCTGGCCAGATGGTGCTTCGCCAGAAGCTCCACGCGCGCCGAACGGTGGCTGCACGCGAACAGAATCTTCGGCCGGTATTTGCGTGACTACCGAGAGCACGGAGTCATTTCACCCCGAGTGCGAGCCCGCTCCGTGGCGGTGCTGTGGGTCTTCATCGGCCTGAGCGCCTTTCTGCTCGCCAGCCGTCTGTGGGCGGTGGCCCTGCTTCTGCTGCTCGCACTAGCAGCCACGGCCCACCTTTACTCGCTCCCGACGGAACCGAGGGCCTCAACGGCAGATTGA
- a CDS encoding creatininase family protein, which produces MSDSILLEEMTWPEVGEAIADGRTTVVIAVGAIEQHGPHLPLLVDAVRGDRLAVEVARRLGSALVAPTIRVGCSEHHMGFPGTLTLRRETLEAICLDYATSLARHGFTRLCFVPSHGGNFGPLAEMLPALQAGVGKECRVDAYTDLVGFMDFWPAAVGEHAPDLVPRVGGHADIAETAEMMVIRPDLVREERAEAGRVQVFDDALMHRVFSEGFRAVTPNGILGDSRGATSAIGESCIAHAADGIVAALEA; this is translated from the coding sequence ATGAGCGACTCGATCTTGCTGGAAGAAATGACGTGGCCCGAGGTCGGCGAGGCGATCGCAGATGGTCGCACGACCGTCGTGATCGCGGTGGGAGCCATCGAGCAGCACGGGCCCCACCTGCCTCTTCTGGTCGACGCCGTGCGTGGCGACAGATTGGCGGTAGAGGTCGCGCGCCGTCTCGGGTCCGCTCTGGTCGCTCCAACCATCCGTGTGGGTTGTTCAGAGCACCATATGGGCTTTCCTGGCACACTGACGCTTCGCAGGGAGACTCTTGAGGCGATCTGCCTCGACTATGCTACGAGTTTGGCCAGACACGGATTTACCCGTCTCTGTTTCGTGCCCTCGCATGGTGGGAACTTCGGTCCACTCGCCGAGATGCTTCCTGCCCTGCAAGCCGGTGTGGGCAAGGAATGTCGCGTCGATGCCTACACGGACCTGGTCGGCTTCATGGACTTCTGGCCGGCCGCGGTGGGGGAGCACGCGCCAGATTTGGTCCCCAGGGTTGGCGGCCACGCCGATATCGCCGAAACAGCCGAAATGATGGTGATCCGTCCGGACCTCGTGCGCGAGGAACGGGCCGAAGCCGGACGCGTTCAGGTCTTCGATGACGCGCTGATGCATCGGGTCTTCAGCGAGGGCTTCCGGGCCGTCACCCCGAACGGAATTCTCGGTGACTCCCGCGGGGCCACCTCCGCGATCGGCGAGTCGTGCATTGCCCACGCTGCCGACGGAATTGTCGCAGCGCTGGAGGCATGA
- a CDS encoding zinc-dependent metalloprotease encodes MTHSPWIFRSPVVLLVALLNACSGGSSPADPPGPADMNEARPASESDSAKSYEDLVSGAESDEGLFTVHQSGDNYHFEIPDSLLDRDMLLISRVAGVQSGMGGFLPAGAAVNRQMVRFEREGERMLLRKYSGEAVADDSLAISQAVESNYFAPILAAFDIDMRGPGDASSVVDMTDFFAGDTPALSGLRSAQRRTYQVRRLDTDRSFIGRVRSYPLNVNVRHTLTYDAGAPPSDEQANTISMEMNQSLVLLPAEPMRPRHADDRVGYFTVDRINYGLDEQKAATETFLRRWRLEPSDSAAYARGELVDPVTPITWYIDPATPERWVESVRQGVENWNEAFEAAGFRNAVRALNAPSPEVDPEWNPEDVRYSVVRWSASLTRNAQGPSTSDPRTGEIIESDIVWYHNHMRSYRNWMMVQTGASNPGARSLPIDDALMAEAMEQVITHEIGHAIGLPHNMIASSAYPVDSLRSQSFSSRMGVAPTIMDYARQNYIAQPEDGLRPEDFLRRIGPYDLYSVNWGYRVLPDAATPEAERETLDAWIVDRASDRMYKYLPQGGLGVTDPRAQTEDMGDNPVEASTYGMTNLRRIVPNLVDWTTRSGNDYTDLQEIYGEALGQWNRYVGHVLTVVGGVEVDLKTADQGGVVYNVVPKARQKESVAWLTREVFNAPVWLNEPGILELIGPTTGGLRALQARQAGILNRLLDPRRLDILTEMEATQPAGAYPLVEFLDDVRAGVWGELKSASAINGYRRALQRAYIERMEYLMTEQSEGNARQGAAPNLDGSDIRPLIRAQLTDLSDHVESAERRIHHRVSSAHLADILARIDVILDPRGN; translated from the coding sequence ATGACCCACTCGCCCTGGATCTTCCGTTCTCCCGTAGTCCTCCTCGTCGCTCTGCTGAACGCGTGCAGCGGTGGTTCCTCTCCGGCCGATCCGCCTGGGCCCGCAGACATGAACGAGGCCAGGCCGGCGAGCGAGAGCGACTCAGCCAAGAGCTATGAAGACTTGGTATCAGGCGCAGAAAGTGATGAGGGACTGTTCACCGTCCACCAGTCGGGAGACAACTACCACTTCGAAATTCCCGACTCACTCCTCGACCGCGACATGCTTCTCATCTCACGCGTTGCGGGCGTCCAGTCGGGTATGGGTGGATTCCTGCCGGCGGGGGCCGCAGTAAATCGACAGATGGTGCGCTTCGAGCGAGAAGGCGAGCGGATGCTGCTCCGGAAGTACTCCGGCGAAGCGGTCGCCGACGACTCACTGGCGATTTCCCAGGCAGTGGAGTCCAATTACTTCGCTCCGATTCTAGCCGCCTTCGATATCGACATGCGTGGGCCGGGCGATGCCTCCTCCGTCGTCGACATGACAGACTTCTTCGCAGGCGACACCCCAGCACTGTCCGGTCTTCGTTCGGCGCAGCGTCGGACATATCAGGTGCGCAGACTCGACACCGATCGCAGCTTCATTGGTCGCGTCCGCAGCTATCCGCTCAACGTGAACGTCCGGCACACCCTTACGTACGACGCGGGGGCACCCCCCTCCGATGAGCAGGCCAACACCATCTCCATGGAGATGAACCAGTCTCTGGTCCTCCTCCCGGCAGAACCGATGCGCCCCCGCCACGCGGACGATCGCGTCGGCTACTTCACCGTCGATCGAATCAACTATGGACTCGATGAACAGAAGGCGGCCACGGAGACATTCCTGCGCCGGTGGAGGCTCGAGCCATCCGACTCGGCTGCCTATGCACGAGGCGAACTCGTTGATCCTGTCACGCCAATCACCTGGTACATCGATCCGGCGACACCAGAACGGTGGGTCGAGTCCGTGCGCCAGGGAGTGGAGAACTGGAACGAAGCCTTCGAGGCCGCGGGCTTTCGCAATGCGGTCCGGGCACTCAATGCACCGTCCCCAGAGGTGGACCCGGAATGGAATCCGGAGGACGTTCGTTACTCCGTTGTGCGGTGGTCCGCGAGCCTGACGCGCAACGCGCAGGGTCCGAGCACGTCAGACCCCCGCACCGGTGAAATCATCGAGAGCGACATCGTTTGGTACCACAACCACATGCGTTCATATCGGAACTGGATGATGGTACAGACCGGGGCGTCAAACCCCGGCGCCCGGAGCCTCCCCATCGATGACGCTCTGATGGCGGAAGCGATGGAGCAGGTCATCACGCATGAAATTGGGCACGCTATCGGATTGCCCCACAACATGATCGCCAGCTCGGCGTATCCCGTCGATTCACTTCGTTCCCAATCCTTTTCGAGTCGGATGGGAGTCGCGCCAACGATCATGGACTACGCCCGCCAGAATTACATCGCACAACCGGAAGATGGACTCCGACCCGAAGACTTTCTTCGACGGATCGGGCCGTACGATCTGTATTCCGTCAACTGGGGATACCGAGTTCTTCCCGATGCAGCGACGCCGGAAGCCGAGCGCGAAACCCTCGATGCCTGGATCGTCGACCGGGCCAGCGACCGGATGTACAAATACCTTCCGCAGGGCGGCCTGGGCGTGACTGACCCGCGTGCGCAGACGGAGGATATGGGAGACAATCCGGTCGAGGCGAGCACGTATGGAATGACCAATCTGAGGCGGATCGTGCCCAACCTGGTTGACTGGACGACACGATCAGGCAACGACTACACGGACCTGCAGGAGATCTATGGTGAGGCCCTCGGTCAGTGGAACCGATATGTGGGCCATGTCCTCACAGTCGTAGGCGGAGTCGAGGTCGACCTAAAGACCGCCGACCAGGGTGGAGTCGTTTACAACGTCGTGCCCAAGGCTCGCCAGAAGGAGTCGGTAGCTTGGCTCACGAGGGAAGTTTTCAACGCCCCGGTCTGGCTCAATGAACCGGGTATTCTTGAACTAATTGGCCCGACCACGGGCGGACTCCGCGCGCTGCAGGCAAGACAGGCCGGGATCCTGAATCGGCTGCTCGACCCGAGGCGCCTCGACATTCTCACCGAGATGGAGGCGACCCAGCCAGCGGGAGCGTACCCTCTCGTCGAGTTTCTCGACGACGTCCGCGCGGGAGTATGGGGTGAACTCAAAAGCGCCTCAGCGATCAATGGGTACCGACGGGCGTTGCAG